One window of Paenibacillus sp. genomic DNA carries:
- a CDS encoding conserved virulence factor C family protein, which translates to MNLVRIEPTPSPNAMKLNVDESLAPGVKYAFDAANAGRAPAHLRALLVIPGVKSVYQAADFIAVEREPAADWRAILAAVREAFGGTGTGGAAAEGGDFSYGEATVLVQMFRGIPMQVRVRAGHEESRVALPQRFADAAMTAGAASPNLIRERRLVEHGVRYGELADIVAEVAAELDAAYDDARLAQLIAQAEAMGAEPDAAPPAPEPAAEALTPEQLAARLRDADWKVRYAALERLQPSEETLPLLDQALADDNFSVRRLAVVYLGDIKGPEAVRRLTAMLKDPSAAVRRTAGDALSDIGDASAQPAMIESLADKSKIVRWRAARFLYDLGDEAAIPALRIAAEDPEFEVALQARMALERIESGEAAAGTVWQQMARSRETE; encoded by the coding sequence ATGAACCTCGTTAGAATCGAACCGACGCCGAGCCCGAACGCCATGAAGCTGAACGTGGACGAATCGCTGGCTCCCGGCGTGAAATATGCATTCGACGCCGCGAACGCGGGGCGGGCGCCGGCGCATTTGCGAGCGTTGCTCGTCATCCCCGGCGTCAAGAGCGTGTACCAGGCGGCCGACTTCATCGCCGTCGAACGCGAGCCCGCCGCCGACTGGCGGGCCATTCTCGCCGCCGTGCGCGAAGCGTTCGGCGGAACCGGTACCGGCGGCGCCGCTGCGGAGGGCGGCGATTTCAGCTACGGCGAAGCGACCGTGCTCGTGCAGATGTTCCGCGGCATCCCGATGCAAGTGCGGGTGCGCGCGGGGCACGAGGAGTCGCGCGTCGCCCTGCCGCAGCGGTTCGCGGACGCGGCGATGACCGCGGGCGCCGCGTCGCCGAATTTGATCCGCGAACGGCGGCTCGTCGAGCACGGCGTCCGCTACGGCGAGCTCGCCGACATCGTGGCGGAGGTGGCGGCGGAGCTCGACGCCGCGTACGACGACGCGCGGCTCGCGCAGCTGATCGCGCAGGCGGAGGCGATGGGCGCGGAGCCCGACGCCGCGCCGCCCGCGCCGGAGCCGGCGGCGGAGGCCTTGACGCCGGAGCAGCTCGCGGCGCGCCTTCGCGACGCCGATTGGAAAGTGCGCTACGCCGCCCTCGAGCGGCTGCAGCCGTCTGAGGAGACGCTGCCGCTCCTCGACCAGGCGCTTGCGGACGACAACTTCTCCGTCCGCCGGCTCGCCGTCGTCTACCTCGGCGACATCAAAGGGCCGGAAGCGGTCCGCCGCCTGACCGCCATGCTGAAGGATCCGTCGGCGGCGGTGCGCCGCACGGCCGGGGACGCGCTGTCGGACATCGGCGACGCCTCCGCGCAGCCGGCGATGATCGAGTCGCTCGCCGACAAGAGCAAAATCGTGCGCTGGCGCGCGGCGCGCTTCCTGTACGACCTCGGCGACGAAGCGGCGATTCCCGCGCTGCGCATCGCCGCCGAAGATCCCGAGTTCGAGGTCGCGCTGCAGGCGCGCATGGCGCTCGAGCGCATCGAATCCGGCGAAGCGGCCGCCGGCACCGTCTGGCAGCAGATGGCGCGCAGCCGGGAGACGGAATGA
- a CDS encoding S-layer homology domain-containing protein yields the protein MAGSKARTQQAMRRWIALTLCFAIAFGAAPAAAGAARDTSGHWAEEILERWVSEGAIRGYGDGSLRPDAPITRAETAALIQRKFGVPASARKEPFVDLPVGSWQYEPIAAAVAQGFMKGYGDGRMKPDAAVSREELAVMIDGLLDLEPGWKTNAFADDASLADWSRASIASVASHGMMVGYENGAFGPKRKVTRAEAVVTLDRAAGSWGMEPEVVYGDPGEFGPEEGSLSIPSTVVIAGSGVTLRNLNIRGDLVLAEGIGEGDATLSNVTVGGRTFVRGGGPNSIHLENSRLGTVIVEKRDGAVRLAAKGSTSVGEVEVRSAAVLEEENVAGDGFTNVTVGGAMPSGAAVSFSGAFDSVWIWSAAAVDLVGGSVSQLVVAGEAASARLHVAHTAEVVSLTLHAATEVFGYGTIRRADLQKGAEGTTFMKQPERLSGLPPLNPATPGAGGGEPPKTEPPSVPEHLYVSARAVGHKTMHLSLYGEVPPDTTSFAVKDGSGGSVGIASVRFEWFGREARLELERPLTAGSYTAAVAVTDAEGESAVYASTELTVEQERVEKLSLPEEFLRLTGTGEAAATLRLLNQYGEDATERFAGEASVAVYDDTTGAVVADGRPSGGAERRFVGTFQEGERYTVRAAYREMRVMRKVAASARAVEPISSEHPYTWAYEVQGLYHREQQPLLTTSDFGEFRLLFRNRAGGTPPEQFRFSASCPGVDILRDAAGHPMFSRVDLPNKERLVGLTLKATGTPAAGPCTVTLTHQGLPESVSFSFRIEQGPASEAAFLMNDRLYAVYGGAPEAAQPEWLIRDTEGRDVSRALFLTSDGPVAEYALEHGNEPAGDYLAAPSGSYKSVAVAYVGASFEGPDAFALIRYEGTEQAMYAINGEPARPVDGKAHPEPLSAGDRLLLRSGGSVLAAVWDGAGWAYQGIAEAPSSPRGVSAAASEGQGVRLSWEPVPAAHYYNVYYKNDGEASYRPLLDADGRRVATRDAFAVDPDPESTATRMYVVTAAVGGAEWDAESDPSAPAFVRADRVPLGFRPTDAVADPAASTLYLASAEERRVYALDIETGALRAAALPGVPVRLRLSDGKLFVAVRACVGCYNESGSLVVMDAADFRPLATVPIDANPTDAAIDRAGNVHVAAERDWDRLIVSYQADSYRVMERTAVHQNLSLQAHPAFDKLYAMPANTKPVDLLAFSLSDGRIAGQYDSVYYGDSDMGRAFKVSPDGRYLFAETGTVFYANADRFDDMSFVYDFLPSLREERYADIAFDLPNGRFYTAAGRTITAYRYSNFTPYGQYETEGDAAFVFDSDGDIVAVTSIDGRYAVEIVDEASYAPLPEEEGAGIALDGRIADVVYDAGRNVAYAIDTAFHRLYIVDPASKAVRHTVSLSYKPLGIELSEDGSKLYIVNHDASALVTEMDADDYTELRTLNDSADEDARDFSDRHVYERGNRLYVITGGWEPALTVFDSDSFAKVSSGNAIQGVGDMAITSDSNRFYYWYQYGWDAGLASSSVREVTVAGSVYGAFAQTDETVVPYPQFARDPLDTPVILSEDRGWVIAKNHIFAMDDLKTTIAVLPEPIYAVSPDGARLVGKNGVYDAATFQKVQNVSLGKEIFFGNDGTLYHILNNRLLTVELE from the coding sequence ATGGCGGGAAGCAAGGCGAGAACCCAACAGGCGATGCGGCGGTGGATCGCGCTGACGCTGTGCTTCGCGATCGCGTTCGGCGCGGCGCCGGCGGCGGCGGGCGCGGCCCGAGATACGTCGGGTCACTGGGCGGAGGAGATTCTCGAGCGCTGGGTGTCGGAAGGGGCGATCCGGGGATACGGGGACGGCTCGCTTCGTCCGGACGCGCCGATTACGCGGGCGGAGACGGCTGCGCTGATCCAAAGAAAATTCGGGGTTCCGGCCTCGGCCCGTAAGGAGCCGTTCGTCGACTTGCCGGTCGGCAGCTGGCAATACGAGCCGATCGCGGCGGCGGTCGCGCAAGGGTTCATGAAAGGGTACGGAGACGGCAGGATGAAACCGGATGCCGCCGTATCCCGAGAAGAGCTTGCCGTTATGATCGACGGACTGCTCGATCTAGAGCCCGGCTGGAAGACAAATGCTTTCGCGGACGACGCGTCCTTGGCCGATTGGAGCCGTGCATCGATCGCGAGCGTCGCTTCTCACGGCATGATGGTCGGATACGAGAACGGCGCGTTCGGACCGAAGCGGAAGGTTACCCGGGCGGAAGCGGTCGTCACGTTGGACCGGGCCGCAGGAAGCTGGGGGATGGAGCCTGAGGTCGTTTACGGCGATCCGGGCGAATTCGGTCCGGAGGAAGGAAGCCTCTCGATCCCGTCGACGGTTGTGATCGCCGGTTCGGGCGTCACGCTGCGCAACCTGAACATCCGAGGCGATCTCGTTTTAGCCGAAGGGATCGGCGAAGGCGACGCGACGCTGTCCAACGTAACCGTCGGCGGGCGTACGTTCGTGCGTGGCGGCGGCCCGAACAGCATCCACCTGGAGAACAGCCGGTTGGGTACGGTGATCGTGGAGAAACGGGACGGCGCCGTACGTCTCGCGGCGAAAGGCTCGACGTCGGTCGGCGAGGTGGAGGTGCGGTCGGCCGCTGTACTCGAGGAGGAGAATGTCGCGGGAGACGGATTTACGAACGTGACGGTCGGCGGCGCCATGCCGTCCGGCGCAGCCGTATCGTTCTCCGGCGCATTCGATTCGGTTTGGATTTGGTCGGCTGCGGCGGTCGATCTCGTCGGCGGCAGCGTCTCGCAGCTGGTGGTGGCCGGCGAAGCCGCGTCGGCGCGGCTCCATGTCGCCCATACCGCCGAGGTCGTATCATTGACCCTCCATGCCGCGACAGAAGTGTTCGGTTACGGAACGATTCGGCGCGCCGATTTGCAAAAAGGGGCCGAAGGCACGACGTTCATGAAGCAACCCGAGCGTCTGAGCGGCTTGCCTCCCTTGAATCCGGCGACTCCGGGCGCAGGGGGCGGCGAGCCGCCGAAGACGGAGCCGCCGTCCGTCCCGGAGCATCTGTACGTGTCGGCGCGCGCCGTCGGGCACAAGACGATGCACCTTTCGCTCTACGGCGAGGTGCCCCCGGATACGACGAGTTTCGCCGTCAAGGACGGCAGCGGGGGCTCCGTCGGCATCGCCTCCGTCCGTTTCGAATGGTTCGGGCGCGAAGCGAGGCTGGAGCTCGAGCGGCCCTTGACGGCCGGCTCCTATACCGCGGCCGTTGCGGTGACCGACGCGGAGGGCGAATCCGCAGTCTATGCGTCGACGGAGCTGACGGTGGAGCAAGAGCGGGTGGAGAAGCTTTCGCTCCCGGAGGAATTCCTTCGATTGACTGGCACGGGGGAGGCCGCGGCGACGCTTCGGCTTCTCAACCAATACGGAGAAGATGCGACGGAACGATTCGCCGGCGAGGCTTCCGTCGCCGTATACGACGACACGACCGGAGCGGTCGTCGCCGACGGCCGTCCTTCCGGCGGAGCGGAGCGGCGGTTCGTTGGAACGTTCCAGGAGGGCGAACGGTACACCGTTCGGGCCGCTTACCGGGAGATGCGGGTCATGCGGAAGGTCGCGGCGTCGGCGCGCGCGGTCGAGCCGATCTCGTCCGAACACCCGTATACTTGGGCATATGAGGTTCAAGGACTGTATCATCGGGAGCAACAGCCGCTGCTCACGACGTCCGATTTCGGGGAGTTTCGCCTCCTGTTCCGCAATCGCGCCGGGGGGACGCCTCCGGAGCAATTTCGCTTCAGCGCGAGCTGTCCGGGCGTCGACATCCTTAGGGACGCGGCGGGCCATCCGATGTTCTCGCGCGTCGATCTGCCGAACAAGGAACGATTGGTCGGATTGACCTTGAAGGCGACGGGAACGCCCGCGGCGGGACCTTGTACGGTTACGCTGACTCATCAAGGGCTGCCCGAGAGCGTTTCGTTTTCGTTTCGGATCGAGCAAGGCCCCGCGTCCGAAGCCGCGTTTTTGATGAACGATCGCTTGTATGCCGTTTACGGCGGGGCGCCGGAAGCCGCTCAGCCGGAGTGGCTCATTCGGGATACGGAAGGCAGGGACGTGTCTCGCGCTTTGTTCCTCACGAGCGACGGGCCGGTTGCCGAGTATGCGCTCGAGCATGGGAACGAGCCGGCCGGGGATTACCTTGCGGCTCCTTCAGGGAGCTACAAATCCGTCGCCGTCGCCTATGTCGGCGCATCCTTCGAGGGTCCCGACGCCTTCGCATTGATCCGTTACGAAGGCACGGAGCAGGCGATGTACGCCATCAACGGCGAGCCGGCGCGTCCCGTCGACGGCAAAGCGCATCCCGAGCCGCTGTCCGCCGGCGACCGGCTGCTGCTGCGGTCCGGCGGCAGCGTGCTGGCGGCCGTTTGGGACGGAGCGGGGTGGGCGTATCAAGGGATCGCCGAGGCCCCCTCGTCCCCTCGGGGCGTGTCCGCGGCGGCGTCGGAGGGCCAAGGCGTTCGCTTGTCTTGGGAGCCGGTTCCCGCGGCGCACTATTACAACGTTTATTATAAAAACGACGGCGAAGCGTCGTATCGGCCGCTGCTGGATGCGGACGGGCGCCGCGTCGCGACGCGGGACGCTTTCGCCGTCGATCCGGACCCCGAGTCGACCGCGACGAGAATGTACGTCGTTACGGCGGCGGTCGGAGGGGCCGAATGGGATGCCGAATCCGATCCGAGCGCGCCCGCATTCGTTCGGGCCGATCGGGTGCCGCTCGGCTTTCGGCCGACGGACGCCGTCGCCGATCCGGCGGCGTCGACGCTGTATTTGGCGAGCGCGGAGGAGCGGCGCGTGTACGCGCTCGACATCGAGACCGGCGCCCTCCGCGCGGCGGCGCTTCCCGGCGTCCCGGTTCGCCTCAGGCTGTCGGACGGGAAGCTGTTCGTCGCGGTTCGAGCGTGCGTCGGCTGCTATAACGAGAGCGGCTCCCTCGTCGTCATGGACGCCGCTGACTTCCGCCCGCTGGCGACGGTCCCGATCGACGCGAACCCGACGGACGCTGCGATCGATCGGGCGGGCAACGTGCATGTGGCCGCCGAGAGAGACTGGGATCGGTTGATCGTCTCCTATCAAGCCGACAGCTATCGGGTGATGGAGAGGACGGCGGTCCATCAGAATCTCTCGCTTCAAGCCCATCCCGCATTTGACAAGCTGTATGCCATGCCGGCGAATACGAAGCCCGTGGATCTGTTGGCGTTCTCGCTGTCGGACGGGCGGATCGCCGGCCAATACGACTCTGTCTATTACGGGGATTCCGACATGGGCCGCGCGTTCAAGGTTTCTCCCGACGGGAGGTACCTGTTTGCCGAGACCGGCACCGTATTTTATGCGAACGCCGATCGGTTCGACGACATGTCTTTCGTATACGACTTTCTCCCTTCGCTCCGCGAAGAGCGGTATGCGGATATCGCGTTCGATCTTCCGAACGGCCGGTTTTATACGGCGGCGGGGCGGACGATCACGGCGTATCGGTATTCGAATTTTACGCCATACGGACAGTACGAGACGGAAGGGGACGCCGCGTTCGTGTTCGATTCAGATGGGGACATCGTCGCCGTCACGTCGATCGACGGGCGGTACGCCGTGGAAATCGTGGACGAGGCTTCGTATGCGCCGCTTCCGGAGGAAGAGGGTGCCGGGATCGCGCTCGACGGGCGGATCGCCGATGTCGTTTACGATGCTGGAAGAAATGTGGCTTACGCGATCGATACGGCCTTCCACCGGCTGTATATCGTCGATCCGGCGTCGAAGGCGGTACGCCATACGGTCTCGCTGTCGTATAAGCCGTTGGGCATCGAGTTGTCGGAGGACGGCTCGAAGCTGTACATCGTCAATCATGACGCGAGCGCTTTGGTCACGGAAATGGACGCCGACGATTACACCGAGCTCAGAACTTTGAATGACTCCGCGGATGAAGATGCGAGAGATTTCTCCGATCGGCATGTGTACGAACGGGGGAATCGGCTGTACGTCATTACCGGAGGATGGGAGCCGGCGTTGACGGTGTTCGATTCGGATTCGTTCGCGAAGGTGAGTTCCGGGAACGCGATTCAAGGCGTGGGCGATATGGCGATTACTAGCGATTCCAACCGGTTTTATTATTGGTATCAGTACGGATGGGATGCCGGATTGGCAAGTTCCTCCGTCAGAGAGGTAACGGTCGCTGGGAGCGTGTACGGCGCTTTCGCGCAGACCGATGAAACCGTGGTTCCCTACCCGCAGTTTGCGCGGGATCCGCTCGATACGCCGGTAATCTTGTCGGAGGATCGGGGCTGGGTCATCGCCAAAAACCATATATTCGCGATGGACGATTTGAAGACGACGATCGCGGTGCTGCCGGAGCCGATCTATGCCGTAAGCCCGGACGGGGCGCGTTTGGTCGGAAAGAACGGCGTGTATGACGCCGCGACGTTCCAGAAGGTGCAGAACGTGTCGCTCGGGAAGGAAATCTTTTTCGGGAACGACGGAACGTTGTATCATATTTTGAATAACAGATTGCTGACTGTGGAATTGGAATAA
- a CDS encoding aldolase catalytic domain-containing protein has translation MKTTHCKILDCTIRDGGLVNNWDFSVEFVRDLYYSLSEAGVEYMEIGYKNSPKLLKGGDAGPWRFLDEAFLREVIPHKTETKLSALVDIGRVDENDILPREQSLLDLIRVACYIKDVDKGIELAEKFHALGYETTINIMALSHALENELTEALQEIGNSNIDVVYVVDSYGSMTPKDVSYMTEKFHRSLPNKTLGIHTHNNMQLAFANTLAGIESGITFLDSSVYGMGRAAGNCTTELLLGHLKNPRYDVRPALGFLEKHMVPMREKWEWGYNIPYMITGMLNEHPRSAMALRASADKDKYVEYYDKLTTPETSFTGTKSE, from the coding sequence ATGAAAACAACGCACTGCAAAATTTTGGATTGCACCATCCGCGATGGCGGACTCGTCAACAACTGGGATTTCAGCGTCGAATTCGTGCGCGACCTGTATTACAGCTTGAGCGAAGCCGGCGTCGAGTACATGGAGATCGGCTACAAAAACTCGCCGAAGCTGCTCAAGGGCGGCGATGCCGGCCCGTGGCGCTTCTTGGACGAAGCGTTCCTGCGCGAGGTCATCCCGCATAAGACGGAGACGAAGCTGTCCGCGCTCGTGGATATCGGCCGCGTCGACGAGAACGATATTTTGCCAAGGGAGCAAAGCCTCTTGGACCTGATTCGCGTAGCTTGCTACATCAAGGACGTGGACAAGGGCATCGAGCTGGCGGAGAAGTTCCACGCCCTCGGCTACGAAACGACGATCAATATCATGGCGCTCTCGCACGCGCTCGAGAACGAATTGACGGAAGCGCTGCAGGAAATCGGCAACAGCAACATCGACGTCGTGTACGTGGTCGACTCCTACGGCAGCATGACGCCGAAGGACGTCTCCTACATGACGGAGAAGTTCCATCGCTCGCTGCCGAACAAGACGCTCGGCATTCATACGCACAACAACATGCAGCTGGCGTTCGCGAACACGCTCGCGGGCATCGAGAGCGGCATTACGTTCCTCGATTCGTCCGTGTACGGCATGGGCCGCGCGGCGGGCAACTGCACGACCGAGCTGCTGCTCGGCCACTTGAAAAACCCGCGCTACGACGTGCGTCCGGCGCTCGGCTTCCTCGAGAAGCACATGGTGCCGATGCGCGAAAAGTGGGAGTGGGGCTACAACATCCCGTACATGATCACGGGCATGCTGAACGAGCACCCGCGCTCCGCGATGGCGCTCCGCGCCAGCGCGGACAAGGACAAGTACGTCGAGTACTACGACAAATTGACGACGCCGGAAACGTCGTTCACCGGCACGAAAAGCGAGTAA
- a CDS encoding MBL fold metallo-hydrolase: MGKKRFVNADGGANTKTFAELRQWRRERRSKKKDLTYRLPRVEPELDWLRANRTEPSVTFIGHSTFLVQLGGLNIVTDPVWANVMGFHRRLSPPGIAIGDLPPIDVVLLSHAHYDHLDLGSLRRLPGEFVALVPEGLDGWFRRKGFPRVRALSWWEETTVGGVEFAFVPAKHWTRRTPWDTNTSHWGGWVVRRGGDTLYFAGDSGYDAGLRAVGERYGDIRVALLPIGAYEPEWFMRDSHMSPEEAVQTFLDVGAAFFVPMHYGAFRLADDTPNEALDRLNAEWSRRGLPENRLWVMPLGKTRLWSADETTIME, from the coding sequence ATGGGGAAGAAACGATTCGTCAACGCCGACGGCGGCGCGAACACGAAGACGTTCGCGGAGCTGCGGCAGTGGCGGCGGGAGAGAAGGAGCAAGAAGAAGGATTTGACGTACCGGCTGCCGCGCGTCGAGCCTGAGCTCGACTGGCTGCGCGCCAATCGGACCGAGCCGTCGGTGACGTTCATCGGCCATTCGACGTTCCTCGTGCAGCTCGGAGGACTGAACATCGTCACGGACCCCGTATGGGCGAACGTCATGGGTTTTCATCGGCGGCTGTCGCCGCCGGGCATCGCCATCGGCGATCTGCCGCCGATCGACGTGGTGCTGCTGTCGCACGCGCATTACGATCATCTCGATCTCGGCAGCCTGCGCCGCCTTCCGGGCGAATTCGTCGCGCTCGTGCCGGAGGGGCTCGACGGCTGGTTTCGGCGGAAGGGCTTCCCTCGCGTACGAGCGCTGTCGTGGTGGGAGGAGACGACGGTCGGCGGCGTCGAGTTCGCGTTCGTGCCGGCGAAGCATTGGACGCGCCGCACGCCGTGGGACACGAACACGTCGCACTGGGGCGGTTGGGTCGTTCGGCGGGGCGGCGACACGCTGTATTTCGCCGGCGACAGCGGGTACGACGCCGGCCTGCGCGCCGTCGGCGAGCGGTACGGCGATATCCGCGTCGCGCTGCTGCCGATCGGGGCATACGAGCCCGAATGGTTCATGCGCGACTCGCATATGTCGCCGGAGGAGGCGGTCCAGACGTTCCTCGACGTCGGCGCGGCGTTCTTCGTCCCGATGCATTACGGGGCGTTCCGCCTCGCGGACGATACGCCGAACGAGGCGCTCGACCGGCTGAACGCGGAGTGGAGCCGCCGCGGCTTGCCGGAAAACCGCCTGTGGGTCATGCCGCTGGGCAAAACGCGGTTGTGGTCTGCGGACGAGACCACTATAATGGAATAA